The Acidobacteriota bacterium region GTTTAACAACAGGGCTGCGCCTGAAACGGATGCGATGGATAAAAAATCTCGTCGGTTCATTCAATTCATCTCCTCTACCTGGTTCTGATTTTCAGGAAAAACTTTCATCAGGATTCGCTCAATCAACCATAAATTGAAAGCGATAATTAACAGCGTGCCCAACCAGTATTGCCAGTAAACATTGAAAAATTTTTCGCCGCCGACATACACACCTTCAACATACAGATTCTGCGACATATTGATATTCAATTTTTCAGGCGTAAACCAACGACAATACTGCTGCAACAGGATAAACCCCGAAAAAGCGTGGAGCCAAATATTACCCGTGACGCGAACTTTTGCAAGCGCGATGAAACCGATGATTAGCCCGCCGATGTGCGTGAAAGCCGAAGTTATATCGGTGGTTCCGGCTTGAATGAGCCACCAGACCCAGAGCGGCAAGCCACAAACCAACCAGTACAACGAAGCGCGAATCACGGTTGGCAGAAAAAATAAGATACCAATTGCCAGCGTCAGATTTGAGAAATGGCAGACCCAGAAAATATCCTGCGCTGCGCCCTTTTGTTTTAGTTCAAATAATCGGGCAATAAAAAAGGCGAAGGGTAAAAGCCCCAATATTTGAAACCGGTCAAGAAATTTATGCGCCAACTTTTCTATCAATACTGATTTGTTTTTTTCTTTCAACTTTTTTTCATCATGCGAATCGCCAGCGGAGCCAAAATTACACCCATCACGGCTCCGGTTACAGCTGGAATCGCTTGCCCCAACCACCACCGTTGAATCAACGTTACAAGAATGGCTGCTATCACCGCTACCACCATAAACAGCAGAATTTCTTTAATCGTAATTTTTGATTTTTGAGATTTTCCCATCACTCCCTCGCTAGCCACTGACGTACAGCGACCAGATAGCCGAAAAATAAAATGACCATTAGCAGGTCAATCACAACAACAAACCCCGCCTGATGACTGAGGAATTGCCTGCCATAGACGAGAACCAGCGCAATAAAAATCAATTTGCCGATGCCTGCGACAATCAAAATCAGCGAGCGAACCGGCGGGTTGTACGCGCCATAGATGAGCATCGCGCCAACCAGCGTAATCAACACTCCCCAGTTTCGCACAATGATTTCCGCAAGCGCCCCTTCCAGCGATTCTCCGAAAGTTGAACGCAAAGCTGCCTGCGGCGCGATTGCCGTGTAAAGCATGGCGCAAGTCAGCACCCCACACACCAGCATGACCCATTTCATACGAGCGACAAGCCAATTCATGGTTTCCTCCTGTAAAGCGTTTGCGAATCAGTCTGTTTACTGCTTAGCGGTTGTGGCAATCTTAATTTGCGTTGATTTGCTCGATTAAGTTTTTCTCATTGTGAGGTAATGGTGAAGCGAATCAAAATATCGTCGGCAAATTCGGCTTGCACGATCACCTCATCAGTTGAATAGGTGCGTGAACTGATTTTTACGCCTGCTTCCGTACGGTTGAGAACTTTGGTTGGTGAACCGAGTATGCGTTCAACGTCCCGTCTGGTCATCCCTTTACGAATGCGCACAATGGCTTGATTATCGGCAATCACTTCGCGGCTAGTGGTATTTTGATTTCGCCCGCCGGTCGCCATCGCGCCGAATGATTGCGGCGGAAATTCGACGAACTGTTGCAAGGCTTCAATGATTGATTCGGGCGTCAGCGGCGCTACGGAATTTTTCTCATAACGAATAGTGAATCGCGAACCGGCAACGAGTCTTTCCTGCGCGATACGCGCGCGTTTGAGTTCGGCGGTCTGCTCGGCGCGCGCCTGATTACGCGCATCTTCGCGACGACGGTCGGCTTTTAAATCTTCAAGCTCTTCTTTGAGCCGTTTTTTTCGTTGGGGGTCGGTTTCGGTTTTCAACTCTTTTTCGATATTTTTTTCGCGCTCGGTTTTATTCGCCGATGGCACATAAGTCGAAACATACCCGCTTTGTGAATATCCGCCACCATCAAGTTGAAATTCGATGCGATTGTCTTTGACTTTGATTCGGGTGATGGTTGCCGAATCGCCTTCGCGCAGGGATTTGCCGTAATAGCCGAGGCGTTGCGCGTATTTGCTGGAATCAAGCGATGGATTTCTTTCAGGATAAACATCCACGCCATCATCGGTCGCGGGCATATCCATTTTGACCACGACTTTTTTGCCTTCAAAAAAGCTGCGCAGTTGCTGTTCGCTTTGCGCAAAAGCTGGCGAGCCAATTATCAATGTGAGTAAAATCGTAATATAAAAGTTTTTCATCTTTACAACCGCCAATGGTCGGGAATCCTTATAGGTATTGTTTATTCTGCCTTGCTCTGCTGCTCAGGGGTATTGCCAGCTTCCAGTAATTCAGTGGTTTTTTCAGTAACTGAGGAGAGCAAAATTTGTTGTGGCTCCGAAGACAACTTATTCGTGGTCTCTGCAACCACCTGAGTTATCGCTTGCAACTTTCTTTGTTCGATTATCTTTCTTCGTAAGGAAGCCGAGTAAACCGATAACGAAATTGCCAGCATACCGCCAACCAACATCATCAACGCCAACGAAACCGGTAAAATTGCGTCTTTCTCATACAACGATGCGTAACCCAATGCCCCAAGCATAATAAGCGTAATCAACACACCAAAACTGATTCCCGCTACTTTTGCCCAGCCCTCAATTTTGCGCTGCTTATCAAAAAGAGAGGTATCCAGTTCGGGAAGTTGTTCGGTAAGTACCTGTGAGATTTTCTCCAAATTTAATCCGCAATATCTACAGAAATTTTGCTTATCTGTTGCTTTCGTTCCGCAATTCGGGCAATGCATATAAACCGCCTCTCCCATTTACCGAATCATCGCCAATACAGCCCGACGATAAGCATGGCAAAAATCAAAATGGTAAAAGCCCAGAATAAGGCTTGCTGTAAAAGAATGCGGCTTGATAAATGCCGCGCCTTATCTTTTTTCAGTTTGCGATGCCTGGCAGCAAGCGCCGATTGCGCCATCCACACGCCGAATAAAACCAGACCGATGCCGCCAATTCTCAGCGGCCACAAAAAAAACACCCATTGCGATTCGACTAAAAATAGAAGCGGCAAGCCGATACCCAAACAGGTCGCCGCAAGAATCGCCGAACCCGAAAAACCTTCGTCATCATTTTCAGTTTTAAATGCATCACCGCGCAGCGAGTCGTTCACCTCAAAGGCAAAGGACGAACCGTAAACCACGCTGTTTGATTGTCGGCTTTTATCATAAGCGAGTCGCGTTTCATTATCGCTCAACAAATCGCGGGCTTCATTCAAAACTTTCATCGCCTCTTCGCTGCCGCCCGCATCCGGGTGATGTTTGCGCGCCTGTGTGCGATAAGCCTTTTCTATCTCTTCCGAAGTCGCGGTTTCGTCAATGCCGAGGATGTCATAATAATCTTTTTCGCTATCGAAATTCTGCATAGGCGCGCTCCCGCGCGGCGAATTATAACCGCCACTCTTTAATTCAAAAAGCAAAATGCGTTTGTCGGATTCTTCGTGTTATAGTCAACATTTATGACAGTCATACCCAAGCATGCAGCAGTTATCGTTTTACTCAAAGACCGTCACGACCCCAAAGTGTTCTGGGTCAAACGCAGTGAAATGTTGAGGTTTATGCCCGGATTTCATGCCTTTCCCGGCGGGCAGGTCGATGCCGACGACCTCGAAATTCGCATCGCCAATTGCGATGATCAAGAAGCCGCGTTGATGCGCGTCGCTGCGGTGCGCGAATTTTTTGAAGAGGCAGGCGTCCTGCTGGCGCGCGGCGTAGAAAGCCTTTCGGGCGAACAACTCCGGGCGAAGCGTCTGGCGCTGCATGAAAAAACCAAAACCTTTAAAGAGATTCTCGAAGAAGATGAATTGGAAATCGACGGCGCAAGCTTGATTGACGCAGGGCGCTGGGTAACACCGCCGATGGCACCGCGCCGGTTCGACACCTGTTTTTTCTACACCTGGCTCGAAGACCAACAGGAACCTGAAATCATCGTTGGCGAACTCGCCGAAGGCGAATGGATTCGCCCCCATGAAGCACACGCCATGTGGAAACGCGGCGAAGTGATGTTTGCTTCCCCGATGCTCCATATCATCACTACGCTTGCTGAGCACGGTCACCAACCGGAAACCCTGAATTCGGCTCTGGTAGCCGTTCCTGAGGCACGGCGCGAAACCATACGGCGCATCGAATTCAAACCGGGAATGTTTCTGTTTCCGGTAAAAACCCCGACCATCCCGCCCGCCACGCATACCAATTGTTACATCGTCGGCGGCAATGAGTTGGTGGTCATCGACCCCGCTTCACCCTACGAAGAAGAACAACGCGAACTCGATATTTTAATCGACCAGTTGCTGAGCGAAGGTCGCACCGTACGCGAAATTATCCTGACTCACCATCACCCGGATCACGTCGGTGGCGTTTTGCATTTGAGTCGGCGGTTGAATGTGCCGGTTGCCGCGCACCACCTGACAGCCGAGAGATTGCCGGGACAAATTGAAATTTCGCGCTTCATCGAAGATAACGAGTTGATCGAAATCGAAGGCGATCCGGGCTGGCGGCTGCGCGCTTTGCATACGCCCGGTCACACACGCGGGCATCTCTGTTTTTACGAAGAGAATCTCGGCTATGTCATCACAGGCGATTTGGTGGTCGGCATCGGCACTGTCGTGATTGACCCGCCCGAAGGCAATATGAAGCAATATTTCGATTCCCTGCGGCGCTTGCTTGAACTCCCGAAACTGACTTCGCTTTATGGCGCACACGGTCCGGCAATTGCCAATGCGCGAAATAAAATCGAAGAGTACATCGCGCATCGCACCATGCGCGAAAATAAAATCCTCGAAGCGATGCAAACCGGCGCGGCGACACTGGATGAAATCGTGCCGCTCGCTTATACCGATGTGAAGCCCGAAATGCACCCGCTGGCGCGGCGTTCAACCATCGCCCATCTGGAAAAGCTTGAAGAGGAAGAACGGGTATGGCGTTCTGAGGGTGCAAAATATGTGTTAGCATCAGGACGATAGGAGTTTAAATTATGTCCGTTGAAGTAACGTTGAACTTGCCGGAAAATTTAATTAAGCATGCTAAACGATTTGGCAAAGTCACCAACCAGAATGTCGAAGATGTCCTGGTGGATACCTTGGAAATAATGTGGCCGATGCTCGAAGATATGCCTGATACTGCCTTATACCCGCCTGTATCGTCATTATCGAATGAAGAGGTGCTTAATTTAGCGGATGCTAAGATGAACGAGAAACAGAACGCTCGTTTATCTGAATTACAGTCCAAAGGCAAAACGATTGGTTTAAGTGCTGATGAAAAATATGAATTGGCGGCGCTGCTGCGGATTTACCAGATTGGGCAATTGCGTAAATCCGAAGCTATGGTCGAAGCAGTGAATCGCGGATTAAGAAAGCCTTTGTCAGAATGACCTATATCTCCGAAGCCTCGCGCCAATTTGTATGAACCCGCGCCGGCAATCGTTGTGAATATTGTTTAAGCCATCAAGACTTTGTGATGGGCAGGTTTGAAATTGACCACATCATACCGCTTGCGAAAGGCGGCACAAACGCTGAGGACAATCTTTGCTTATCCTGTGAACTTTGTAATCAAACCAAGTGGATCAATACCGAAGGAATCGACCCGGAGAGTAAACGGCGAGTTTCACTATTCAATCCAAGAAAAGATAAATGGCACAAACATTTTTCCTGGAGTGAAGACGGTTCCGAAATTATCGGTTTAACTGCGAAGGGACGGGCGACAGTAGAAACGCTCTGTCTGAATAATACCCTTGCAGTGACGGTTCGTCGCAATTGGATGAAGGTTGGTTGGCATCCTCCTGATGTTTGAGATGTACAAGGCATGGGCTAGCGAGGCGCTCAACCATCGCCCATCTGGAAAAGCTTGAAGCAGAAGAGCGCGTTCAACGAATCAAGCATCAGTATGTGATGCTTTGATCAAATCTAAAATTGAACTTTTCCTTTCTCGGCGTGTTTATTGATTGAATTCATAGTGAAAGGCAATTTATCGAGCGCGATGATAAGAACTGTTTTATGTTTGGCGCAATTGTTTACTTTATTTTTGAGCCTGCTATTTCCGGCTTTTTCAATCAAAGCCCAATCCCTTCAACCCTCAACTCCACGTCGAGAAATCGCTATCACCATTGATGATTTGCCGGGCGTCCTGGTGCCACCGGTCGATGAGCGCAAAGCCTTGCAACGCTTACAAAAAATGAATAAACAAATGCTTGATGCAATGGTCGCGCATCGCATTCAGGCAACCGGTTTTGTCAATGAACAGAGGTTGCACAAAACCGGCGAGGTTGATGCGCGAATCGACATCCTTCGCAGTTGGCTGGGCAGTGGAATGACGCTTGGCAATCACACCTTCGCACATCTGGATTTCAACAAAATGTCGGAACCGGAATTTGAAGATGAAGTGATTCGCGGCGAAGTCATCACCCGACAATTAATCAAAGAACGCGGGCAACACAATTTTTATATTCGTTTTCCGTTTAATCACGATGGCAATACGAAGGATAAAAAAGATGCGATGAATGCCTTTTTAAAAGCCCGCGGGTATACGCCTGCGCCGTTTACCATTGAACATTCGGATTATCTGTTTAACGAAGTTTATGCGAGAGCAAAACAGAGAGGTGATGAGCAACTCGCTAAGCAGATTCGCGCGGATTATTTGAGTTTCCTGGATACGGCGTTCGCTTACATTGAAAAGCGGTCGCGCGAAGTTCTCGGTTATGAACCCAAGCAGATTTTTCTGATTCACGTCAATCAAATCAATGCCGAATGTTTACCGGAAATGCTTGCGCGCATAAAAAAGCGCGGCTATTCATTTATTTCACTCGATGAAGCGATGAAAGATAAAGCTTACGCAATCGCAGATCAATACACGGGCGGCGCAGGTATTTCGTGGATTCATCGCTGGAGCCACAGTCTTGGGCAAGGCATCAACAATCGCGACGAACCCGACCCGCCAACAGCTATCCTAAAAATGTATCAAACAAAATGATTGATTGACTGTGCAAGCCATGTTAAAACACCTTCACGCAAATTAATTTTTCGGAATGTGTGTGAATCAGGCTTCCTGCGTTCCGAACCGGTTGCCGTGTCTTTTTGCGTAAACCATTCGCATCCAATTAAAACTTTACCTGCATTACCGGAGAAGACTATGAATTTTAAACTGCTCACTCCCTTCATGATCAGCCTGCTCATCTTAATGTTTGTAACCTTTTCGAGTGTTGTCCCGGCAAAAGAAAAACCCAAGCCCGCCGCCAGCAAGTCGGAAAAGCCAAAAGGAAAGGGAAAAGATTCACAAAAAGATAAATCAGATACGATGACCGCCGAAGAATTTGAAGCGTCGTTAAAATACGAAAACGGCGTTATCAAATTGGGTGACGGTATCGCCACGCTCAAGGTTCCTGCACAATACCGCTTCTTAAACGGCGAACAATCGGAAAAAGTCCTGGTTGATGCCTGGGGCAATCCTCCCGGCGCGCGGACTTTAGGAATGTTATTTCCATCAAATGTCAGCCCGCTTGATGAAAACAGTTGGGGCGTGGTCATCACCTTTCACGAAGAGGGCTATATCAAAGACGATGATGCAGCAGACCTGGATTACAAAGAATTAATGCAGGAGATGAAAGAAGACACCCAAACCGGCAACGCCGAGCGCAAGAAAATGGGTTATGAATCGGTCGAACTGATCGGCTGGGCAGCCTCTCCGCATTACGATAAATCCACGCATAAACTTTACTGGGCAAAAGAACTGAAATTTGGCGAGGTGCCGGAAAATACGCTCAACTATGATGTGCGCATTCTTGGTCGTAAAGGTTACCTGTCCTTTAATGCGGTGGCTTCGATGAATCAACTTCCGGCTATCGAAGACAGTATGCAGGATATTTTAGGTTTAGTTGAATTTAACGAAGGCCATCGTTATACAGATTTCAATTCAGGGTATGACAAAGTGGCGGCATATGGCATCGGCGGTTTAATTGCCGGTAAAGTTTTAGCGAAAGTTGGCTTTTTTAAATTGATTTTGGGCTTTCTGGTCGCGGGGAAAAAATTCCTTATCTTCATTATCATTGCGCTCGGCGCTTTGCTGAAAAAATTGTTCACTAAAATCACCGGCACCAAAGAAGAGACGCCCGAAGCGCCCACCGGTTTGAATATTTAACGGCAAACCGGGCTAAAATAATTCGCGGTCAACGTGTAAGATTATGCCGCTTGAATAAAATCATCATTCCCGACAATTCCTTGGTGGTCTTGTGCGGCATCGCAGGGTGCGGCAAATCGACGTTTGCCGCAAAACATTTCCTGCCGACGCAAATCGTCTCTTCGGATGGCTGTCGGGCAATGCTCAGTGATGATGAAAGCAATCAAAAAGTCACCGGGCACGCCTTCGAGTTATGGCGATTTATTATCAGGAAGCGGTTGTTTTTAAACAGGCTCTCGGTTGCCGATGCCACCAATCTTGAGCGCGGCGATAGAGTGTGGCTAACGAAAACCGCTGCTTATCATAACTTCTACACGACGGCAGTGATTTTCGATATTCCGTTTGCGGTTTGTATCGAGCGCAACGCTTCGCGTCATCGCGTGGTGCCCGAAGAGGCGTTAGCGCGGCAGTACAGTATGTTGCAAGAAACTTTGCGTAGCATCAAAGACGAAGCCTTCGATTTTGTTTTTGTCATCAATGAAAAATCACAATCGCTTGTTGAGGTAGAGGTTGCTCAATCAGGTATTAAAAAGAGTGCGGAACAAACGGAAATAACGGAACAGACGGAATCTATTTAGGGTTTGCCAACCAAATATGTTGTAGCTCGCTGACCTGTTGTTTTATTTGCTTATGATTGCGGCAGAAAAGACAAGCGACTATTCATTCACCATTTGCCTGAGTTTTCCGGTTTTTCAGTTTGTTCCGGCTGTTCCGTATTCTCTTTCAAAAACGCCCAACAGCTATTAATCGCCAACCGCTGGAACGGCTTCACCGAATTGTGTCGATGAACGAATGCGCTTTCGCCATTTCATTAATGAATCCACCAGCACAATCACCACACAGGTCATCATGATTGCCGTGAGCGTGACATTGGTATAACCGCGCGCGGCGGTTTCCGGTTTCAAGGTATCTTTCATGAAGTTATCGAAAATCGAACGCCATCCGGCAAACAGGGTGGTCGTCGCCACAAAAATCAACGGCGTAATCGTCACCCACGCATATTTCGCGCGTCCCGAATTGATGATGACGGTCGTACCCACACAAAGCGCAATCGCCGCCAGCAATTGATTAGCGATGCCAAACATCGGCCAGATGGTTGAAACCGAACCGGTGCGAATGAAGTAGACCCAACCGGCGACGACTAAAAGACTCGTGATAATTGCGCCCGGCAACCAATCGGGTTTTTCAATCGGCTTATAAATTCTTCCGAAAAATTCGCCGAGCATAAACCTCGCCACCCGTGTCCCCGTATCAATCGTCGTCAAAATAAACAATGCTTCAAACATAATCGCGAAGTGATACCAGTATTTCATCAACCCCTTGAATCCGGGTATTGCTTCAAAAATTCGCGCAATGCCAATCGCCAACGTCACCGCGCCGCCGGTTCGTCCGCGCAAATTCTTTTCGCCGGTTTCCTGTGTCAGGCGTTCGAGTTCCTTTTCGCGCAAATCAAATCCTTCGCTGCTGTGCGTGTCAACGAATAACATATAAGCGGCTTTCGCTTCGTCATTTTTCTGGTCGATGTTGATGGAAAAATAATCGCCGGGAAGCAGCGACGAGGCAGCAATCAAGGCGACGACGCCAACCACGCCTTCCATTAACATCGAGCCATACCCAATCATTCGCGCATCGGTCTCTTTGCTAATCATCTTCGGCGTGGTGCCTGAACTGACCAGCGAATGAAACCCGGAAATCGCGCCGCAGGCAATCGTGATAAACACAAACGGATAAATTTTGCCGGGAATAATCGGACCGCCGCCTTCAATGAATTTGGTGACCGGCGGCATATTCAACGTCGGCGCGACAATTATCACACCTAAAATTAAAAACGCCACCGTGCCGATTTTCATGTAAGAACTCAGATAATCACGCGGGCAGAGCAACATCCATACAGGCAACACAGAAGCAATGAATCCGTAGGCTGCCATCAAATAGGTAATCGTGGTTTCCGATAGCGTGAAGGTTGCAGCGAGCGACGATTCGGCAATCCGACCACCGAGAATCACCGCGATGAAAAGCCCGATGACGCCGATGATGGTGCCTTCGGTGATTTTGCCTTTACGGAACTTGTACATATACAGTCCCATAAACAGCGCAAGCGGAATGGTGAAGCCAACCGTAAAGGTTCCCCAGGGACTTTCGCCGAGGGCTTTCACGACGACGAGTCCTAA contains the following coding sequences:
- a CDS encoding carbon starvation CstA family protein; the encoded protein is MSALPIMIGVLCFLAIAYRYYSAFIAAKVMALDDSRETPAHTLYDGQNYYPTNKWVLFGHHFAAISGAGPLVGPVLAAQFGFLPGLLWLVIGVTIGGAVHDFIILAASVRRKGKSLAEIARTELGPVSGFVTGLAILFIVVIALAGLGLVVVKALGESPWGTFTVGFTIPLALFMGLYMYKFRKGKITEGTIIGVIGLFIAVILGGRIAESSLAATFTLSETTITYLMAAYGFIASVLPVWMLLCPRDYLSSYMKIGTVAFLILGVIIVAPTLNMPPVTKFIEGGGPIIPGKIYPFVFITIACGAISGFHSLVSSGTTPKMISKETDARMIGYGSMLMEGVVGVVALIAASSLLPGDYFSINIDQKNDEAKAAYMLFVDTHSSEGFDLREKELERLTQETGEKNLRGRTGGAVTLAIGIARIFEAIPGFKGLMKYWYHFAIMFEALFILTTIDTGTRVARFMLGEFFGRIYKPIEKPDWLPGAIITSLLVVAGWVYFIRTGSVSTIWPMFGIANQLLAAIALCVGTTVIINSGRAKYAWVTITPLIFVATTTLFAGWRSIFDNFMKDTLKPETAARGYTNVTLTAIMMTCVVIVLVDSLMKWRKRIRSSTQFGEAVPAVGD
- a CDS encoding DUF2167 domain-containing protein — protein: MNFKLLTPFMISLLILMFVTFSSVVPAKEKPKPAASKSEKPKGKGKDSQKDKSDTMTAEEFEASLKYENGVIKLGDGIATLKVPAQYRFLNGEQSEKVLVDAWGNPPGARTLGMLFPSNVSPLDENSWGVVITFHEEGYIKDDDAADLDYKELMQEMKEDTQTGNAERKKMGYESVELIGWAASPHYDKSTHKLYWAKELKFGEVPENTLNYDVRILGRKGYLSFNAVASMNQLPAIEDSMQDILGLVEFNEGHRYTDFNSGYDKVAAYGIGGLIAGKVLAKVGFFKLILGFLVAGKKFLIFIIIALGALLKKLFTKITGTKEETPEAPTGLNI
- a CDS encoding zinc ribbon domain-containing protein, with amino-acid sequence MHCPNCGTKATDKQNFCRYCGLNLEKISQVLTEQLPELDTSLFDKQRKIEGWAKVAGISFGVLITLIMLGALGYASLYEKDAILPVSLALMMLVGGMLAISLSVYSASLRRKIIEQRKLQAITQVVAETTNKLSSEPQQILLSSVTEKTTELLEAGNTPEQQSKAE
- a CDS encoding MBL fold metallo-hydrolase; the protein is MTVIPKHAAVIVLLKDRHDPKVFWVKRSEMLRFMPGFHAFPGGQVDADDLEIRIANCDDQEAALMRVAAVREFFEEAGVLLARGVESLSGEQLRAKRLALHEKTKTFKEILEEDELEIDGASLIDAGRWVTPPMAPRRFDTCFFYTWLEDQQEPEIIVGELAEGEWIRPHEAHAMWKRGEVMFASPMLHIITTLAEHGHQPETLNSALVAVPEARRETIRRIEFKPGMFLFPVKTPTIPPATHTNCYIVGGNELVVIDPASPYEEEQRELDILIDQLLSEGRTVREIILTHHHPDHVGGVLHLSRRLNVPVAAHHLTAERLPGQIEISRFIEDNELIEIEGDPGWRLRALHTPGHTRGHLCFYEENLGYVITGDLVVGIGTVVIDPPEGNMKQYFDSLRRLLELPKLTSLYGAHGPAIANARNKIEEYIAHRTMRENKILEAMQTGAATLDEIVPLAYTDVKPEMHPLARRSTIAHLEKLEEEERVWRSEGAKYVLASGR
- a CDS encoding AAA family ATPase; protein product: MNKIIIPDNSLVVLCGIAGCGKSTFAAKHFLPTQIVSSDGCRAMLSDDESNQKVTGHAFELWRFIIRKRLFLNRLSVADATNLERGDRVWLTKTAAYHNFYTTAVIFDIPFAVCIERNASRHRVVPEEALARQYSMLQETLRSIKDEAFDFVFVINEKSQSLVEVEVAQSGIKKSAEQTEITEQTESI
- a CDS encoding J domain-containing protein, encoding MQNFDSEKDYYDILGIDETATSEEIEKAYRTQARKHHPDAGGSEEAMKVLNEARDLLSDNETRLAYDKSRQSNSVVYGSSFAFEVNDSLRGDAFKTENDDEGFSGSAILAATCLGIGLPLLFLVESQWVFFLWPLRIGGIGLVLFGVWMAQSALAARHRKLKKDKARHLSSRILLQQALFWAFTILIFAMLIVGLYWR
- a CDS encoding polysaccharide deacetylase family protein — its product is MIRTVLCLAQLFTLFLSLLFPAFSIKAQSLQPSTPRREIAITIDDLPGVLVPPVDERKALQRLQKMNKQMLDAMVAHRIQATGFVNEQRLHKTGEVDARIDILRSWLGSGMTLGNHTFAHLDFNKMSEPEFEDEVIRGEVITRQLIKERGQHNFYIRFPFNHDGNTKDKKDAMNAFLKARGYTPAPFTIEHSDYLFNEVYARAKQRGDEQLAKQIRADYLSFLDTAFAYIEKRSREVLGYEPKQIFLIHVNQINAECLPEMLARIKKRGYSFISLDEAMKDKAYAIADQYTGGAGISWIHRWSHSLGQGINNRDEPDPPTAILKMYQTK